The following proteins are encoded in a genomic region of Gimesia algae:
- a CDS encoding transposase — MEFAGRPVSLEASCGKRGRPKVHPRDCLEGILWVLVTGARWKDLPKAYPSKATCHRRFQQWTIEGRLIAAWQIILERMDDAGQIDFSETFADGTFASAKKGVEELARLVVAKELK, encoded by the coding sequence ATGGAATTTGCTGGCAGACCTGTTTCCCTGGAAGCCTCCTGCGGAAAAAGGGGGCGTCCCAAGGTCCATCCTCGTGACTGCCTCGAAGGAATCTTATGGGTACTGGTCACGGGAGCCCGATGGAAGGATTTACCCAAAGCATATCCCTCTAAAGCAACCTGCCATCGCCGTTTCCAACAATGGACAATCGAAGGGCGGCTCATAGCTGCCTGGCAAATCATCTTAGAACGAATGGATGATGCCGGCCAAATTGATTTCTCTGAAACCTTTGCTGATGGCACATTTGCTTCGGCAAAAAAAGGGGTAGAAGAGTTGGCCCGACTCGTCGTGGCAAAGGAACTAAAGTGA
- a CDS encoding SulP family inorganic anion transporter produces MSDQTISTTTDGFNPATITESGNSASTNSLTGKPKNGLPGLKHWIYDLRSGIMVAMISLPFSMGIAITSGAPPVCGVISSIIAGFILPIAGGSYVTISGPAAGLAPALFSGIIALATAEVGKDVAAGKSTAELLEIGYPLVLVAIAIAGVLQTILARFKVARLSAIFPAAAIEGMLAAIGMLIIVKQLPLLLGTTFEAHEFWEILAEAPRRFSEANGAVLATGLSCTAALFILNALPFKLFKVVPPPVWVFIGGAITAQLTFGIDPMYCIQIPENPLQNGMQMPDFGRIIFAPSTWTALGYLVLVLILIDATESLATIMAVDKLDPYKRRSDPDQTLQSMGICNTASSIVGGLTIIPGIVKSTANIIGGGRTLWANFFNAVTLIVFMSLGRGLINQVPLAVLAAILIFIGWKLCGPKVWKHISNIGPEQLGVFLLTIVVTVSTDLLIGIAVGVFVKLLINMSLIRLANRISGINGKRGFFSHFLGLFRNPVGNREFQNGVCELTFDRPLHCFNLLHVIREMQSVHDNTKTLRLHFAPLSNVIDHTSVETILHYVQEYKLKGVEVELVGWDRFVPLSEHDDAVRFGPAEKLSERQSQQADESGGV; encoded by the coding sequence ATGTCCGATCAAACAATTAGTACGACAACCGATGGGTTTAACCCAGCAACGATCACGGAGTCTGGCAACAGTGCATCAACCAATTCCCTGACCGGCAAACCTAAAAACGGCCTGCCTGGTCTGAAGCACTGGATCTACGATCTTCGATCGGGGATCATGGTAGCGATGATTTCGCTACCATTTTCAATGGGAATCGCGATTACGTCGGGTGCTCCGCCCGTGTGCGGAGTGATTTCTTCGATCATCGCTGGCTTTATCCTGCCGATTGCTGGTGGTTCGTATGTCACGATCAGTGGCCCAGCAGCTGGATTGGCTCCGGCACTCTTCAGTGGAATTATCGCGTTGGCTACCGCTGAGGTAGGTAAAGATGTTGCAGCCGGGAAATCAACAGCCGAGTTACTTGAGATCGGCTATCCACTCGTGCTCGTTGCGATCGCAATCGCCGGCGTGCTTCAGACGATTCTGGCGAGATTCAAAGTTGCCCGGTTATCGGCAATCTTTCCGGCAGCCGCTATTGAAGGTATGCTGGCAGCCATTGGTATGCTGATCATCGTAAAACAGCTGCCGCTATTGCTGGGCACTACGTTCGAGGCACACGAGTTCTGGGAGATCCTGGCTGAAGCACCACGCAGGTTCTCGGAGGCCAATGGAGCGGTGCTGGCCACGGGGCTCAGTTGCACGGCCGCACTGTTCATCCTGAACGCATTGCCGTTCAAACTCTTTAAGGTCGTGCCTCCTCCGGTTTGGGTTTTTATCGGTGGGGCGATCACGGCACAGTTGACCTTTGGCATCGATCCGATGTACTGCATACAGATCCCCGAGAATCCGCTGCAGAACGGTATGCAGATGCCAGACTTCGGTCGGATCATCTTTGCCCCGAGCACCTGGACTGCACTGGGCTACCTTGTCTTGGTCCTGATTCTAATCGATGCCACCGAGTCTCTCGCTACAATCATGGCGGTCGACAAGCTAGATCCTTACAAACGCCGTTCCGATCCAGACCAGACACTGCAGTCGATGGGAATCTGTAACACAGCATCGAGCATTGTGGGCGGACTGACGATCATTCCAGGTATCGTAAAAAGCACTGCGAACATCATCGGCGGTGGCCGTACACTGTGGGCTAACTTTTTCAACGCAGTCACGTTAATCGTCTTCATGAGCCTTGGCCGTGGGCTGATCAATCAAGTTCCACTGGCTGTCCTGGCGGCGATCTTGATCTTTATTGGCTGGAAGCTCTGCGGCCCAAAAGTTTGGAAGCACATCTCCAATATCGGGCCCGAGCAGCTCGGTGTGTTTCTGCTGACTATCGTCGTCACGGTTTCAACAGATTTGTTGATCGGAATTGCGGTTGGTGTGTTTGTGAAGCTGCTGATCAACATGTCGTTAATCCGCCTGGCAAACCGCATCAGCGGAATCAATGGCAAGCGCGGTTTCTTTTCGCATTTTCTGGGCCTCTTTCGAAATCCGGTCGGGAACCGCGAATTCCAGAACGGCGTGTGCGAACTCACGTTTGATCGGCCGTTGCACTGCTTCAATCTGCTTCACGTCATTCGTGAGATGCAGTCCGTTCACGACAACACAAAGACGCTACGGCTGCATTTTGCTCCGCTATCGAACGTCATAGACCACACGTCGGTCGAAACGATCCTCCACTACGTCCAGGAGTACAAGCTCAAAGGGGTAGAGGTGGAACTCGTCGGTTGGGACCGTTTTGTCCCATTGTCGGAACATGACGACGCCGTCCGCTTCGGCCCAGCGGAAAAGTTGTCCGAGCGACAATCTCAACAAGCTGATGAATCCGGGGGAGTGTGA
- a CDS encoding mercuric transporter MerT family protein — MSTITLGALLVEECASQFVKDGNDRCDIDGCNPLAGDTGWRFCESKACDVVYFSEEGNTMFTGSQLKVLVGIKETEGERPLCYCFGHSVDSIKGELRSKGQSSALEDIRAKMKDPGCRCENENPSGSCCLGNVKKGIKVAQEELRLADSDIQMSTPAKSSTGKGEKIAKIGTIVSAIMASSCCWLPLVLLTVGVSGAGIASTMEAYRPTFMVVTFGFLGAAFYFTYRPKNAVVAGRHDCCSTEAAVENDCCVSASKSRFSMMTLNKAMLWLVTIMAVAFLFFPSYVGAIIGGSDGKAVTENMNRAVIKVEGMACEGCSALVAEAIHTVPGVLAVKVDYEKGETVVGTKLDQPVPIKEIRAALEKAGFSGAFVRGQTEH, encoded by the coding sequence GTGAGCACCATCACTCTTGGAGCATTACTTGTTGAGGAATGTGCCAGTCAGTTTGTAAAGGACGGCAATGATCGTTGTGACATTGATGGCTGCAATCCACTCGCTGGAGATACTGGATGGCGGTTCTGTGAGTCTAAGGCCTGTGATGTCGTGTACTTCTCCGAAGAAGGCAACACGATGTTCACAGGATCGCAACTCAAAGTTCTGGTAGGTATCAAGGAAACGGAAGGCGAAAGACCGCTGTGCTACTGTTTCGGCCATTCCGTCGACAGCATTAAGGGCGAGCTTCGGTCGAAAGGACAATCTAGTGCCCTTGAAGACATCCGAGCCAAGATGAAAGACCCCGGATGCCGATGCGAGAACGAGAATCCATCCGGCTCCTGCTGTCTCGGTAACGTGAAGAAAGGGATTAAGGTTGCACAAGAAGAGCTAAGGTTGGCCGATTCTGACATTCAGATGTCAACTCCTGCCAAGTCATCCACTGGCAAGGGTGAGAAGATTGCCAAGATCGGAACCATCGTCTCTGCCATTATGGCGTCGAGTTGTTGTTGGTTGCCCTTGGTTTTGTTGACTGTCGGTGTTTCTGGTGCCGGGATCGCTTCGACAATGGAAGCTTATCGCCCGACGTTCATGGTGGTCACATTTGGCTTTCTGGGAGCAGCGTTTTACTTCACATATCGGCCAAAGAACGCTGTTGTCGCTGGCAGGCACGATTGTTGCTCCACCGAAGCAGCCGTCGAGAACGACTGTTGTGTGTCTGCGTCAAAAAGCCGATTCAGCATGATGACGCTCAACAAAGCCATGCTATGGCTGGTCACTATCATGGCGGTCGCCTTCCTGTTTTTTCCAAGCTACGTCGGAGCGATCATCGGTGGCAGTGATGGCAAGGCCGTTACTGAGAACATGAACCGAGCAGTTATCAAAGTTGAAGGGATGGCCTGTGAAGGCTGTTCGGCCCTTGTTGCCGAGGCAATTCATACCGTGCCGGGTGTTCTAGCCGTAAAAGTTGACTACGAAAAAGGTGAGACCGTTGTCGGCACAAAACTTGATCAGCCCGTACCGATAAAGGAGATTAGGGCTGCTTTGGAGAAGGCAGGATTCAGTGGAGCCTTCGTTCGTGGACAGACTGAGCATTAA
- a CDS encoding heavy metal-responsive transcriptional regulator yields the protein MTMDGQYTISQLAKVAEIPTTTLRYYERIGLVEPEDRSHGNYRLYSNESLKKLRFIRAAQATGFTLDDVRALLSDDSGNTPTCGSVQGLIEERLADIKTRLKDLQHVQKVLNSALRKCQKQKKNDCCQVVQGFSD from the coding sequence ATGACAATGGACGGCCAATACACAATCAGCCAATTGGCAAAAGTTGCTGAGATTCCGACGACAACATTACGGTATTACGAACGCATAGGGCTTGTCGAACCCGAGGATCGCAGCCACGGGAACTACCGGCTATACAGTAACGAATCATTGAAAAAACTGAGATTTATCCGTGCTGCTCAGGCAACGGGCTTCACGCTAGACGACGTGAGAGCTCTGTTGTCGGACGATTCTGGTAACACACCAACGTGTGGGAGCGTCCAAGGATTAATTGAAGAGCGACTTGCAGATATTAAAACACGGCTAAAAGACCTTCAACACGTGCAAAAAGTTTTGAATTCCGCTCTGAGGAAGTGCCAGAAACAGAAGAAAAATGACTGCTGCCAAGTTGTCCAAGGTTTTTCGGACTGA